One region of Passer domesticus isolate bPasDom1 chromosome 19, bPasDom1.hap1, whole genome shotgun sequence genomic DNA includes:
- the SEZ6 gene encoding seizure protein 6 homolog isoform X1: protein MGPPPALLLLPLLAALLRAPAHGFNGLARKAGESAEVEPTALPTPAEREAEARFVSTAPTLKILNHHPLLEDLLHEAFLKKDYLAQAPFLPAAAGPLLPAGALQPAPGPPEPEPSPRTPALPRPAFPTDPLTTPAGRPGPWGEAWGAVPAADPSWSPSGVPESSTAAPSQAPSTAGTWLAPRARATAVPGDEEGTTTTSTITTTTVTTLQGPAPCNRTLAGPEGWLVSPEPAGVPYDGSLDCTYTISVYPGYGVELKVENISLAEGETLTVESAGGLEPNLLANESFLLRGQVIRSPANFLTLRFQSPRPPSPGSYHFHYQAYLLSCPFPARPAFGEVSVSSLHPGGDARFRCSTGYQLQGARRLVCRNATRPFWSAREPLCLAACGGVVRNATVGRIVSPGFPGNYSNNLTCHWLLEAPDGHRLHLHFEKVSLAEDDDRLIIRNGNNVEAPPVYDSYEVEYLPIEGLLSTGRHFFVELTTDSSGAAAGMALRYEAFEQGHCYEPFVKYGNFTASDPRYPVGTTVEFSCDPGYTLEQGSTIIECVDPSDPQWNETEPACRAVCSGELTDTAGVVLSPNWPEAYGKGQDCIWGLHVEEDKRIMLDVRVLRLGSGDMLTFYDGDDLTARILGQYTGARGRFKLYASTADVTVQFQSDPGAGAFAYRQGFVIHFSEVPRNDTCPELPDIANGWKTSSQPELLHGTVVTFHCYPGFQLTGTDLLMCHWDLTWSGDLPSCERVTTCRDPGDAEHSRRVVSNPKFPVGATVQYVCDKGYVLAGAGTLTCHDRAAGGPKWSDRLPKCIPETYEPCHNPGVPAGGRQSPERRLYPAGATLHFSCTAGRALLGDSSLRCLPGHPSRWSGSPPICKAASYDEFYSNRNLDAVAKAVPSGTTLEGTNVAIAVFLPVLVVALLIGGIYLYFSKLQGKPALQLPLAGSHPYDHITVESAFDNPTYETGSVSFAGHEGI, encoded by the exons gctTCAACGGGCTGGCGAGGAAGGCTGGGGAGAGCGCTGAGGTGGAGCCGACGGCGCTGCCCACGCCGGCGGAGCGGGAGGCTGAGGCTCGCTTTGTGAGCACGGCGCCCACGCTCAAGATCCTCAACCACCACCCGCTGCTGGAGGACCTGCTGCACGAGGCCTTCCTGAAGAAGGACTACCTGGCCCAGGCGCCGTTCCTGCCCGCTGCCGCCggccccctcctccctgccGGTGCCCTGCAGCCGGCCCCCGGCCCCCCAGAACCCGAGCCCTCACCCcgcacccctgccctgccccggcccGCCTTCCCCACCGACCCGCTGACCACGCCAGCGGGGCGCCCCGGGCCCTGGGGGGAGGCGtggggggctgtgccagctgcagacCCCTCGTGGTCCCCCTCTGGGGTGCCGGAGTCGAgcactgcagcccccagccaggcacccagcacggctggcacgTGGCTGGCACCCCGCGCCAGGGCCACTGCGGTGCCTGGGGACGAGGAGGGGACCACCACCACCTccaccatcaccaccaccactgTCACCACGCTGCAGGGGCCAG ctccctgcaacCGGACGCTGGCGGGTCCCGAGGGTTGgctggtgtccccagagccagctGGTGTCCCCTATGATGGCAGCCTGGACTGCACCTACACCATCTCTGTCTACCCTGGCTATGGTGTGGAGCTCAAG gtggAGAACATCAGCCTGGCGGAAGGGGAGACACTGACGGTGGAGAGCGCGGGAGGCCTGGAGCCCAACCTCCTGGCCAACGAGTCCTTCCTGCTGCGGGGCCAGGTCATCCGCAGCCCAGCCAACTTCCTCACCCTCCGCTTCCAGAGCCCCCggccccccagccccggctccTACCACTTTCACTACCAAG CCTACCTGCTGAGCTGCCCCTTCCCGGCACGGCCGGCTTTCGGGGAGGTCTCGGTCAGCAGCCTGCACCCCGGTGGGGACGCCCGGTTCCGCTGCTCCACGGGATACCAGCTGCAGGGCGCCCGCCGGCTGGTCTGCCGCAACGCCACGCGCCCCTTCTGGAGCGCCCGCGAGCCCCTCTGCCTGG CGGCGTGTGGCGGCGTGGTCCGGAACGCCACGGTGGGACGCATCGTCTCGCCGGGCTTCCCCGGGAACTACAGCAACAACCTGACGTGCCACTGGCTGCTGGAAGCGCCCGATGGCCACCGCCTGCACCTCCACTTCGAGAAGGTGTCACTGGCAGAGGACGATGACAG GCTCATCATCCGCAACGGCAACAACGTGGAGGCACCGCCGGTGTACGACTCCTACGAGGTGGAGTACCTGCCCATCGAGGGGCTGCTCAGCACCGGGCGCCACTTCTTCGTGGAGCTCACCACCGACAGCAGCGGGGCCGCCGCGGGCATGGCGCTGCGCTACGAGG CCTTCGAGCAGGGCCATTGCTACGAGCCCTTCGTCAAGTACGGGAACTTCACGGCCAGTGACCCCCGGTACCCCGTGGGCACCACGGTGGAGTTCAGCTGCGACCCTGGCTACACGCTGGAGCAGGGCTCCACCATCATCGAGTGCGTCGACCCCAGTGACCCGCAGTGGAATGAGACAGAGCCAGCGTGCCGTg CGGTGTGCAGCGGGGAGCTGACGGACACAGCCGGCGTGGTGCTGTCACCCAACTGGCCAGAGGCGTACGGCAAAGGCCAGGACTGCATCTGGGGGCTGCACGTGGAGGAGGACAAGCGCATCATGCTGGACGTCCGTGT gctgcGGCTGGGCTCGGGGGACATGCTGACCTTCTACGATGGGGACGACCTGACGGCGCGCATCCTGGGCCAGTACACGGGCGCCCGCGGCCGCTTCAAGCTCTACGCGTCCACTGCCGATGTCACCGTGCAGTTCCAGTCCGACCCTGGTGCCGGCGCCTTTGCCTATCGGCAGGGCTTTGTCATCCACTTCTCCG AGGTTCCCCGTAATGACACCTGCCCTGAGCTGCCGGACATTGCCAATGGCTGGAAGACCTCCTCACAGCCAGAGCTTCTCCACGGCACTGTGGTCACATTCCACTGCTACCCCGGCTTCCAGCTGACTGGCACTGACCTCCTGATGTGTCACTGGGACCTGACGTGGAGCGGTGACCTGCCCTCCTGCGAGCGGG TGACAACCTGCCGGGACCCTGGGGACGCTGAGCACAGCCGCAGGGTGGTCTCCAACCCTAAATTCCCGGTGGGAGCCACCGTGCAGTACGTCTGCGACAAGGGCTACGTCCTGGCTGGCGCCGGGACCCTCACCTGCCACGACCGCGCCGCGGGGGGACCCAAGTGGAGCGACCGCCTCCCCAAGTGCATCC CGGAGACGTACGAGCCGTGCCACAACCCCGGCgtgccggcgggcgggcggcagAGCCCCGAGCGGCGGCTGTACCCGGCGGGAGCCACGCTGCACTTCTCCTGCACGGCCGGCCGGGCGCTGCTGGGCGACAGCAGCCTGCGCTGCCTGCCGGGGCACCCCTCCCGCTGGAGCGGCTCCCCTCCCATCTGCAAGGCGG CCTCCTACGATGAGTTTTACAGCAACCGCAACCTGGATG CTGTGGCCAAGGCTGTGCCCTCGGGGACAACGCTGGAGGGCACCAACGTCGCCATCGCTGTCTTCCTGCCCGTGCTGGTGGTGGCCCTGCTCATCGGGGGCATCTATCTCTACTTCTCCAA gctccaggggaagccggccctgcagctgccccttgctGGCTCCCACCCCTACGACCACATCACCGTGGAGTCGGCTTTTGACAATCCCACCTATGAGACAGGA TCTGTTTCCTTTGCAGGACACGAGGGAATATGA
- the SEZ6 gene encoding seizure protein 6 homolog isoform X2, with protein MGPPPALLLLPLLAALLRAPAHGFNGLARKAGESAEVEPTALPTPAEREAEARFVSTAPTLKILNHHPLLEDLLHEAFLKKDYLAQAPFLPAAAGPLLPAGALQPAPGPPEPEPSPRTPALPRPAFPTDPLTTPAGRPGPWGEAWGAVPAADPSWSPSGVPESSTAAPSQAPSTAGTWLAPRARATAVPGDEEGTTTTSTITTTTVTTLQGPAPCNRTLAGPEGWLVSPEPAGVPYDGSLDCTYTISVYPGYGVELKVENISLAEGETLTVESAGGLEPNLLANESFLLRGQVIRSPANFLTLRFQSPRPPSPGSYHFHYQAYLLSCPFPARPAFGEVSVSSLHPGGDARFRCSTGYQLQGARRLVCRNATRPFWSAREPLCLAACGGVVRNATVGRIVSPGFPGNYSNNLTCHWLLEAPDGHRLHLHFEKVSLAEDDDRLIIRNGNNVEAPPVYDSYEVEYLPIEGLLSTGRHFFVELTTDSSGAAAGMALRYEAFEQGHCYEPFVKYGNFTASDPRYPVGTTVEFSCDPGYTLEQGSTIIECVDPSDPQWNETEPACRAVCSGELTDTAGVVLSPNWPEAYGKGQDCIWGLHVEEDKRIMLDVRVLRLGSGDMLTFYDGDDLTARILGQYTGARGRFKLYASTADVTVQFQSDPGAGAFAYRQGFVIHFSEVPRNDTCPELPDIANGWKTSSQPELLHGTVVTFHCYPGFQLTGTDLLMCHWDLTWSGDLPSCERVTTCRDPGDAEHSRRVVSNPKFPVGATVQYVCDKGYVLAGAGTLTCHDRAAGGPKWSDRLPKCIPETYEPCHNPGVPAGGRQSPERRLYPAGATLHFSCTAGRALLGDSSLRCLPGHPSRWSGSPPICKAASYDEFYSNRNLDAVAKAVPSGTTLEGTNVAIAVFLPVLVVALLIGGIYLYFSKLQGKPALQLPLAGSHPYDHITVESAFDNPTYETGDTREYEVSI; from the exons gctTCAACGGGCTGGCGAGGAAGGCTGGGGAGAGCGCTGAGGTGGAGCCGACGGCGCTGCCCACGCCGGCGGAGCGGGAGGCTGAGGCTCGCTTTGTGAGCACGGCGCCCACGCTCAAGATCCTCAACCACCACCCGCTGCTGGAGGACCTGCTGCACGAGGCCTTCCTGAAGAAGGACTACCTGGCCCAGGCGCCGTTCCTGCCCGCTGCCGCCggccccctcctccctgccGGTGCCCTGCAGCCGGCCCCCGGCCCCCCAGAACCCGAGCCCTCACCCcgcacccctgccctgccccggcccGCCTTCCCCACCGACCCGCTGACCACGCCAGCGGGGCGCCCCGGGCCCTGGGGGGAGGCGtggggggctgtgccagctgcagacCCCTCGTGGTCCCCCTCTGGGGTGCCGGAGTCGAgcactgcagcccccagccaggcacccagcacggctggcacgTGGCTGGCACCCCGCGCCAGGGCCACTGCGGTGCCTGGGGACGAGGAGGGGACCACCACCACCTccaccatcaccaccaccactgTCACCACGCTGCAGGGGCCAG ctccctgcaacCGGACGCTGGCGGGTCCCGAGGGTTGgctggtgtccccagagccagctGGTGTCCCCTATGATGGCAGCCTGGACTGCACCTACACCATCTCTGTCTACCCTGGCTATGGTGTGGAGCTCAAG gtggAGAACATCAGCCTGGCGGAAGGGGAGACACTGACGGTGGAGAGCGCGGGAGGCCTGGAGCCCAACCTCCTGGCCAACGAGTCCTTCCTGCTGCGGGGCCAGGTCATCCGCAGCCCAGCCAACTTCCTCACCCTCCGCTTCCAGAGCCCCCggccccccagccccggctccTACCACTTTCACTACCAAG CCTACCTGCTGAGCTGCCCCTTCCCGGCACGGCCGGCTTTCGGGGAGGTCTCGGTCAGCAGCCTGCACCCCGGTGGGGACGCCCGGTTCCGCTGCTCCACGGGATACCAGCTGCAGGGCGCCCGCCGGCTGGTCTGCCGCAACGCCACGCGCCCCTTCTGGAGCGCCCGCGAGCCCCTCTGCCTGG CGGCGTGTGGCGGCGTGGTCCGGAACGCCACGGTGGGACGCATCGTCTCGCCGGGCTTCCCCGGGAACTACAGCAACAACCTGACGTGCCACTGGCTGCTGGAAGCGCCCGATGGCCACCGCCTGCACCTCCACTTCGAGAAGGTGTCACTGGCAGAGGACGATGACAG GCTCATCATCCGCAACGGCAACAACGTGGAGGCACCGCCGGTGTACGACTCCTACGAGGTGGAGTACCTGCCCATCGAGGGGCTGCTCAGCACCGGGCGCCACTTCTTCGTGGAGCTCACCACCGACAGCAGCGGGGCCGCCGCGGGCATGGCGCTGCGCTACGAGG CCTTCGAGCAGGGCCATTGCTACGAGCCCTTCGTCAAGTACGGGAACTTCACGGCCAGTGACCCCCGGTACCCCGTGGGCACCACGGTGGAGTTCAGCTGCGACCCTGGCTACACGCTGGAGCAGGGCTCCACCATCATCGAGTGCGTCGACCCCAGTGACCCGCAGTGGAATGAGACAGAGCCAGCGTGCCGTg CGGTGTGCAGCGGGGAGCTGACGGACACAGCCGGCGTGGTGCTGTCACCCAACTGGCCAGAGGCGTACGGCAAAGGCCAGGACTGCATCTGGGGGCTGCACGTGGAGGAGGACAAGCGCATCATGCTGGACGTCCGTGT gctgcGGCTGGGCTCGGGGGACATGCTGACCTTCTACGATGGGGACGACCTGACGGCGCGCATCCTGGGCCAGTACACGGGCGCCCGCGGCCGCTTCAAGCTCTACGCGTCCACTGCCGATGTCACCGTGCAGTTCCAGTCCGACCCTGGTGCCGGCGCCTTTGCCTATCGGCAGGGCTTTGTCATCCACTTCTCCG AGGTTCCCCGTAATGACACCTGCCCTGAGCTGCCGGACATTGCCAATGGCTGGAAGACCTCCTCACAGCCAGAGCTTCTCCACGGCACTGTGGTCACATTCCACTGCTACCCCGGCTTCCAGCTGACTGGCACTGACCTCCTGATGTGTCACTGGGACCTGACGTGGAGCGGTGACCTGCCCTCCTGCGAGCGGG TGACAACCTGCCGGGACCCTGGGGACGCTGAGCACAGCCGCAGGGTGGTCTCCAACCCTAAATTCCCGGTGGGAGCCACCGTGCAGTACGTCTGCGACAAGGGCTACGTCCTGGCTGGCGCCGGGACCCTCACCTGCCACGACCGCGCCGCGGGGGGACCCAAGTGGAGCGACCGCCTCCCCAAGTGCATCC CGGAGACGTACGAGCCGTGCCACAACCCCGGCgtgccggcgggcgggcggcagAGCCCCGAGCGGCGGCTGTACCCGGCGGGAGCCACGCTGCACTTCTCCTGCACGGCCGGCCGGGCGCTGCTGGGCGACAGCAGCCTGCGCTGCCTGCCGGGGCACCCCTCCCGCTGGAGCGGCTCCCCTCCCATCTGCAAGGCGG CCTCCTACGATGAGTTTTACAGCAACCGCAACCTGGATG CTGTGGCCAAGGCTGTGCCCTCGGGGACAACGCTGGAGGGCACCAACGTCGCCATCGCTGTCTTCCTGCCCGTGCTGGTGGTGGCCCTGCTCATCGGGGGCATCTATCTCTACTTCTCCAA gctccaggggaagccggccctgcagctgccccttgctGGCTCCCACCCCTACGACCACATCACCGTGGAGTCGGCTTTTGACAATCCCACCTATGAGACAGGA GACACGAGGGAATATGAGGTGTCCATCTAG